One window of Buchnera aphidicola (Periphyllus acericola) genomic DNA carries:
- a CDS encoding aminoacyl--tRNA ligase-related protein, with protein MRQTKYLLFTKKETPKNSKNISHQLMIRSGMIKKTSSGIYTWLPNGIRVLKNIKKIIRKKLNKNNFLEISMPILQSSKLWIKSKRIDLYGKELFTILDRKKKKLILSPTHEEIITNLIKNNINSYKELPKIIYQIQTKFRDEIRPKEGILRTREFIMKDAYSFHKNKKSLKKTYKKIFKIYLKIFLKMNLKIKIKKVKNGIIGGSISHEFHAYYNKYFSYNNSKNKKSIEIGHIFQLNKKYSKIFKTLIKTKNKKKKLIEMGCYGIGISRLIGAIIENNCDKDGIIWPISIAPFQVSIIPINIKNNKKVKIISEKIYYQFKKNNIKVFLYDKYEQPGKMFSESDLIGFPYKIIISAKNIINKYVELKDRKTQLSKKIKIKKILKIILKKIKNK; from the coding sequence ATGAGACAAACTAAATATTTACTTTTTACTAAAAAAGAAACACCAAAAAATTCAAAAAATATAAGCCATCAATTGATGATACGTTCAGGAATGATTAAAAAAACTTCTTCTGGAATATATACATGGCTGCCAAATGGAATAAGAGTTTTAAAAAATATAAAAAAAATAATACGAAAAAAATTAAATAAAAACAATTTTTTAGAAATAAGTATGCCAATTTTACAATCTTCTAAATTATGGATAAAAAGTAAGAGAATAGATTTATATGGAAAAGAATTATTTACAATTCTTGATAGAAAAAAAAAAAAACTTATATTATCTCCTACACATGAAGAAATAATAACTAATTTAATTAAAAATAATATAAATTCATATAAAGAACTACCTAAAATAATATATCAAATTCAAACAAAATTTAGAGATGAAATACGTCCTAAAGAAGGAATTTTAAGAACTAGAGAATTTATTATGAAAGACGCATATTCATTTCATAAAAATAAAAAATCTTTAAAAAAAACATACAAAAAAATATTTAAAATATACTTAAAAATATTTCTTAAAATGAATTTAAAAATTAAAATTAAAAAAGTTAAAAATGGAATAATTGGAGGAAGTATATCACATGAATTTCATGCATATTATAATAAATATTTTTCATATAATAATTCAAAAAATAAGAAAAGCATAGAAATTGGACATATTTTTCAATTAAATAAAAAATATTCAAAAATTTTTAAAACTTTAATTAAAACAAAAAACAAAAAAAAAAAATTAATAGAAATGGGATGCTATGGAATAGGAATTAGTCGTTTAATAGGAGCAATAATAGAAAATAACTGCGATAAAGATGGAATAATTTGGCCAATTTCTATCGCGCCATTTCAAGTATCCATTATTCCAATAAATATAAAAAATAATAAAAAAGTAAAAATAATATCAGAAAAAATATATTATCAATTTAAAAAAAATAATATTAAAGTATTTTTATATGATAAATATGAACAACCTGGAAAAATGTTTTCAGAATCTGATTTAATTGGTTTTCCTTATAAAATAATAATTAGTGCAAAAAATATAATTAATAAATATGTAGAATTAAAAGATAGAAAAACTCAATTAAGTAAAAAAATAAAAATTAAAAAAATTTTAAAAATTATTTTAAAAAAAATAAAAAATAAATAA
- a CDS encoding EscU/YscU/HrcU family type III secretion system export apparatus switch protein yields MSNNEERKESPTQSRLNKAKKSGMNSYSKELNSFILCMTFFIIFFFLKKIIIFNIIKIFMLTFSFNKSIINENVLYIIKNIFFIVKNTFIMFFLIFFILMIISIFSPLLSKNFLLSFKMIEFNFKKLNFFYGLSQIFSFNIFFEFFKIFFKIFISFLLIGLFFLIFFLKYINLFYWSFYKSLLNGIILISFFYIFSLIAFIPSVIFDVFLSNYLYYKKLKMSHQELKDEIKNSEGNPEIKAKIREKIRSILKENSTSEVYKSDVLIFDVRGYSVCLKYDHTFMIAPKIISKGIGAASFKTLKLAKKYNIPIFESSQITKILYENGEVGKDIPGIFYSVISEIFAWLLELKKWRKKGGKYPKSPKYLHIPFNLNILGKNKK; encoded by the coding sequence ATGTCAAATAATGAAGAAAGAAAAGAATCTCCTACACAAAGTCGATTAAATAAAGCTAAAAAAAGTGGAATGAATTCATATTCTAAAGAATTAAATTCATTCATTTTATGTATGACTTTTTTTATAATATTTTTTTTTCTTAAAAAAATTATAATTTTTAATATAATTAAAATTTTTATGTTAACTTTTTCATTTAATAAAAGCATAATAAACGAAAATGTTTTATATATTATAAAAAATATTTTTTTTATTGTAAAAAATACTTTTATTATGTTTTTTTTAATATTTTTTATTTTAATGATTATAAGTATTTTTTCTCCTTTATTATCTAAAAATTTTTTGTTAAGTTTTAAAATGATAGAATTTAATTTTAAAAAATTAAATTTTTTTTATGGATTATCTCAAATTTTTTCTTTTAATATTTTTTTTGAATTTTTTAAAATTTTTTTCAAGATTTTTATATCATTTTTATTGATAGGATTATTTTTTTTAATATTTTTTTTAAAATATATTAATTTATTTTATTGGTCTTTTTACAAGTCTTTATTAAATGGAATAATTTTGATATCATTTTTTTATATTTTTTCTTTAATTGCTTTTATTCCATCTGTAATTTTTGATGTTTTTTTAAGTAATTATTTATATTATAAAAAATTAAAAATGAGTCATCAAGAGTTAAAAGATGAAATTAAAAATTCTGAAGGTAATCCTGAAATTAAAGCAAAAATTAGAGAAAAAATTCGTTCTATTTTAAAGGAAAATTCAACGTCTGAAGTTTACAAATCTGATGTATTAATTTTTGATGTTAGAGGTTATTCTGTTTGTTTAAAATATGATCATACTTTTATGATTGCTCCAAAAATTATATCAAAAGGAATTGGAGCAGCTTCTTTTAAAACTTTAAAATTAGCAAAAAAATATAATATTCCTATTTTTGAATCTTCTCAAATAACAAAAATTTTATATGAAAATGGAGAAGTTGGAAAAGATATACCTGGAATTTTTTATTCAGTAATTTCAGAAATTTTTGCATGGTTATTAGAACTGAAAAAATGGAGAAAAAAAGGTGGAAAGTATCCAAAATCTCCAAAATATTTACATATTCCATTCAATTTAAATATTTTAGGAAAAAATAAAAAATGA
- a CDS encoding FHIPEP family type III secretion protein gives MINFFSFNNFFKKIKKITLQELSGPFLIIIILSMMIIPLNSFFLDLLFTFNIFISILVLLVSMMTKSVLEFTSFPTVLLFTTLLRLSLNIASTRVILLFGHLGEFSAGHVIESFGHFLVGSNFSIGIIVFLILVIINFVVITKGASRIAEVSARFILDGMPGKQMSIDSDLNSGLIKESEAKIRRSYISQEADFYGSMDGASKFVRGDAIAGILIMIINIIGGFVIGLLQHHMNIFQAVKVYTLLTIGDGLVAQIPALIISTAVAVIVTRVENNKNVSEQIITQLFSNFNIIFLSGFILMIFGLIPGMPHTIFLLFSMFLLFSKLIYQKTSITSIDKTKKNKFKKNKFDLSLNDLSLEDCISISLGNDLLELINYKNKKNLFDKIFYVRKKYLNEFGFLSPKVNIIHDSNLLSSQYKIFIRGIENASGFVYLKKYIAISSHFSRGELSGKKITDPIFGLKSYWIKKKYIKLAKNKKYEIMDSLTVISKHFDYLLSINMSDLFSCQDMQNLLNKMNIEVPELIENLIPNTFTLTKIKQIFQNLLLEHVPIKDMRTILEVLIENSSYQKNIDELINIVRISLGKSIVQRIFLNKKQIHAIGISFHLEKIFIKSLHKNKIIDSEILKNFVKEAKNSIALQESMKYPVVFIVNHALRFFIFRLLKTNLFHVNVLSNLEIPNNKKVIFIQLIK, from the coding sequence ATGATAAATTTTTTTTCTTTTAATAATTTTTTTAAAAAAATAAAAAAAATTACATTACAAGAATTATCTGGCCCTTTTTTAATTATTATTATTTTATCTATGATGATAATTCCATTAAATTCATTTTTTTTAGATTTATTATTTACTTTTAATATATTTATTTCAATTTTAGTTTTATTAGTTTCAATGATGACTAAAAGTGTTTTAGAATTTACTTCTTTTCCAACTGTTTTATTATTTACAACTTTATTACGTTTATCTTTAAACATTGCTTCTACTAGAGTTATTTTATTATTTGGACATTTAGGTGAATTTTCTGCTGGTCATGTTATAGAATCTTTTGGACATTTTTTAGTAGGTAGTAATTTTTCTATTGGAATTATTGTTTTTTTAATTTTAGTAATAATTAATTTTGTTGTAATTACTAAAGGAGCGAGTAGGATTGCAGAGGTCAGTGCTCGATTTATTTTAGATGGTATGCCTGGAAAACAAATGTCTATTGATTCTGATTTGAACTCTGGTTTAATAAAAGAAAGTGAGGCAAAAATTAGAAGATCATACATTTCTCAAGAAGCCGATTTTTATGGATCAATGGATGGTGCAAGTAAGTTTGTAAGAGGAGATGCTATAGCTGGTATTTTAATTATGATTATTAATATAATTGGTGGTTTTGTTATTGGATTATTACAACACCATATGAATATATTTCAAGCAGTTAAAGTCTATACTCTTTTAACTATAGGAGATGGATTAGTAGCTCAAATTCCTGCATTGATTATTTCTACTGCAGTTGCTGTTATTGTTACAAGAGTAGAGAATAATAAAAATGTTAGTGAACAAATAATTACTCAATTATTTTCTAATTTTAATATAATTTTTTTAAGTGGATTTATTTTAATGATATTTGGTTTAATACCTGGAATGCCTCATACAATTTTTTTATTATTTTCTATGTTTTTATTATTTTCCAAACTTATATATCAAAAAACTTCGATTACGTCTATCGATAAAACAAAAAAAAATAAATTTAAAAAAAATAAATTTGATCTTTCTTTAAATGATCTTTCTTTAGAAGATTGTATATCTATTAGTTTAGGAAATGATTTGTTAGAATTAATTAATTATAAAAATAAAAAAAATTTATTTGATAAAATTTTTTATGTTCGAAAAAAATATCTTAATGAATTTGGTTTTTTATCTCCAAAAGTTAATATAATACATGATTCAAATTTATTATCTTCTCAATATAAAATTTTTATTAGAGGAATCGAGAATGCTTCAGGATTCGTTTATTTGAAAAAATATATTGCTATTTCTTCTCATTTTTCACGTGGTGAATTATCAGGAAAAAAAATAACTGATCCAATTTTTGGTTTAAAATCATATTGGATAAAAAAGAAATATATAAAATTAGCAAAGAATAAAAAATATGAAATAATGGATTCTCTTACTGTAATATCTAAGCATTTTGATTATCTTCTTTCAATTAATATGAGTGATTTATTTAGCTGTCAAGATATGCAAAATTTATTAAATAAGATGAACATTGAAGTTCCTGAATTGATAGAAAATCTTATACCGAATACATTTACTTTAACTAAAATTAAACAAATTTTTCAGAATCTTTTATTAGAACATGTACCTATAAAAGATATGAGAACAATTTTAGAAGTTTTAATTGAAAATTCTTCTTATCAAAAAAATATTGATGAATTAATAAATATTGTTCGAATTTCTTTAGGAAAATCTATAGTTCAAAGAATATTTTTAAATAAAAAACAAATTCATGCTATTGGAATTTCTTTTCATTTAGAAAAAATTTTTATAAAATCTTTACATAAAAATAAAATAATTGATTCTGAGATTTTAAAAAATTTTGTTAAAGAAGCAAAAAATTCAATTGCTCTTCAAGAATCTATGAAATATCCTGTTGTTTTTATAGTAAATCATGCTTTAAGATTTTTTATTTTTCGTTTATTAAAAACAAATCTTTTTCATGTAAATGTTTTATCAAATTTAGAAATTCCTAATAATAAAAAAGTTATTTTTATTCAACTTATAAAGTAA
- the argS gene encoding arginine--tRNA ligase gives MKIRSILKKNIEKIIKKKNVKKIKIIIQKNKNIKNGHYQLNNLFQISYKYKISLKKLSKKIIKKMSTKKIIEKIEFSEPCFINIFLNKKWLENYLNNFFLKKKVIMKKKKEKKIVIIDYSSPNMAKSMHVGHLRSTIIGDATARIMKFIGYKVIRTNHIGDFGNQFGMIIAYLKKKKKIHKIKKLSISNLEKIYCKAKTLHKKDKLFEHKVNKYTTKIQKNDKSCYKIWKYIIKLNLKQNKKIYKLLNITLKDKNIVGESFYKNMLPKILKDLINKKIAVIKNGNVIVFLKDIKNRQGKNMGVILKKENGPFLYSIIDIACLKYRYKILKANKILYYVDSRQKQHFNQVYKIAKKANYITNKIKIEHHFFGMMLSKNNRPFKTRSGNTIKLYDLIKESINRAKILILKKNKKINKNCLNKLSKIIGIGAIKYSDLSRNRITNYIFDWDQILSFEGNTSLYIQYTYIRILSLIKKYKKNIFKLKTISLSNACEINLSIKILEFKEIILKSSKSGKPHLICSYIYELSSTYSNFYEKYKILNANKKKKITRLKISYLIGKILKKGLNLLGIKITKFM, from the coding sequence ATGAAAATAAGATCTATATTAAAAAAAAATATTGAAAAAATCATTAAAAAAAAAAATGTTAAAAAAATTAAAATTATTATTCAAAAAAATAAAAATATAAAAAACGGACATTATCAGTTAAACAATTTATTTCAAATTTCTTATAAATATAAAATTTCTTTAAAAAAATTATCAAAAAAAATTATAAAAAAAATGAGCACTAAAAAAATTATAGAAAAAATTGAATTTTCTGAACCATGCTTCATAAATATTTTTTTAAATAAAAAATGGTTAGAAAATTATTTAAATAATTTTTTTTTAAAAAAAAAAGTAATAATGAAAAAAAAAAAAGAAAAAAAAATAGTAATTATTGATTATTCGTCTCCAAATATGGCAAAATCTATGCATGTTGGACATTTAAGATCAACTATAATAGGAGATGCAACAGCTAGAATAATGAAATTTATTGGATATAAAGTAATTCGTACAAATCATATTGGAGATTTTGGAAATCAATTTGGAATGATAATTGCTTATTTAAAAAAAAAAAAAAAAATTCATAAAATAAAAAAATTATCAATATCAAATTTAGAAAAAATATATTGTAAAGCAAAAACATTACATAAAAAAGATAAATTATTTGAACATAAAGTTAATAAATATACTACTAAAATTCAAAAAAACGATAAATCTTGTTATAAAATATGGAAATATATTATTAAATTAAATCTTAAACAAAATAAAAAAATTTATAAATTATTAAATATTACTTTAAAAGATAAAAATATTGTTGGAGAAAGTTTTTATAAAAATATGCTTCCAAAAATTTTAAAAGATTTAATTAATAAAAAAATAGCAGTAATAAAAAATGGAAATGTAATAGTTTTTTTAAAAGATATAAAGAATAGACAAGGAAAAAATATGGGAGTTATTTTAAAAAAAGAAAATGGTCCATTTCTATATTCAATTATAGATATTGCTTGTCTTAAATATAGATATAAAATACTCAAAGCAAATAAAATATTATATTATGTCGACTCTCGTCAAAAACAACATTTTAATCAAGTTTATAAAATAGCAAAAAAAGCAAACTATATTACAAATAAAATTAAAATAGAACATCATTTTTTTGGAATGATGTTATCTAAAAATAACCGTCCATTTAAAACTCGTTCTGGAAATACAATTAAATTATATGATTTAATTAAAGAATCTATTAATAGAGCAAAAATATTAATTTTAAAAAAAAATAAAAAAATTAATAAAAATTGTTTAAATAAATTATCTAAAATTATTGGAATAGGAGCAATAAAATATTCAGATTTATCTAGAAATAGAATAACTAATTATATATTCGATTGGGATCAAATATTATCTTTTGAAGGAAATACATCTTTATATATCCAATATACATATATAAGAATATTATCTTTAATAAAAAAATATAAAAAAAATATCTTTAAATTAAAAACCATTAGTCTTTCTAACGCTTGTGAAATAAATTTATCAATTAAAATTTTAGAATTTAAAGAAATAATATTAAAATCTTCAAAATCTGGAAAACCTCATTTAATTTGTTCATATATTTATGAATTATCATCAACATACTCAAATTTTTATGAAAAATATAAAATATTAAATGCAAATAAAAAAAAAAAAATAACGAGACTAAAAATATCTTATTTAATTGGAAAAATTTTAAAAAAAGGACTAAATTTACTAGGAATAAAAATAACAAAATTTATGTAA